The sequence CATTCAACGCCGATCACAACAGCGGCTGGCTCGCGGGCGTGCAAGGGGGCTGCGACTATCAGGTCGGCTCGCTCGTGGTCGGCATCGAAGGCCGGTTCGACTGGGCCGACATGAAGGACACCACGGCGACACTGATTCCGTCTGGTGCGATCGGCTTCCTGCTGACGACCCAGCTCGACCGCGTCGCCACCGCCACCGGCCGCATTGGCTACGCTTTCGACCGCGTGCTGTTCTATGCTAAGGGCGGCGCGGCCTTCGCCCGGTTCAACCATCAGATGACGCAGACCGATTTCGCTGCCCTCACGGTCGATTTCAAGGGCTCGCGCGACGTGGCGGGATTCGTCGTCGGCGGCGGCTTCGAATATGCGCTGTTACCCAATCTATCGTTGACGGCCGAGTACAATTATTTCGACTTTGGAACGAACGGCTACACCCTGAACTGCTCCGGTAACCCCGCATGCGCCGGCACTCCCATGTTCCCGGTCAGCGTCCGGCAGAACATGCAAACCGTCATGCTCGGCGTGAACTGGCGCTTCAATACCCGCCTCGCCCCGCTCGTTGCCCGATACTGATCGACGCGTTGGACCGAACGACGGCGCGTCGCATGGGGCGCGCCGTTGTTGCGGTGATTGACTCGTGCGGCCTCACTCCGCCTTGATGTTCGCGGCCGCGACGACCTCGGCGAGCTCTTTCGTCTCCTTCGCGATCTTGGCCGCATACTCGGCCGGGCTCAGCACGCTGACGACGCCTTGCGAACCGAGCTTCTCCGCGACCGCCGGATCGCTGGCAGCAGTGACGATCTCCCGGTATAGCGTCTCCAGGATCGGCGCGGGCACAGCCTTCGGCATGAAGAAGCCAACCCAGAACGAGATGTCGAAACCGGGATAGCCGGCTTCCGCGACGGTCGGCACGTCAGGCAGCGACGGCAGCCGCTCGGCCGAGGACACCGCAAGCGCGCGCAGCTTGCCGGCCTTCACCAGCGGCACCGCGGAGAGCGGATCGAACACGGCGAGCACTTCCTGCGCGAGGATGCCGACCTCGGAGGCCGCGCCGCCGCGATAGGGCACATGGATCAGCTTGATGCCGGCCTTCTGGCTCAGCAGCTCCATGGCGAGATGGGCCAGGTTGCCGTTGCCGCCTGAGCCGTAAGCGAGTGCGCCGGGCACGGCCTTTGCCGCGGCAACGAGATCGGCGACGGTCTTGATGTCAGCGGTCTTGGGATTCTCGGGATTGACCACCAGCACCAGCGGCGCCGAGACCACGGTGGTGAGCGGCGCGAAGTCATTGACCGGGTCGTAGCGGGCCTCCTTGAACAGCGTCTTGTTGAGCGTGATGGTGGACGAGTTGCAGGCAAGGATCGTGTAGCCGTCCGCATCCGCACGCGCGACGACTTCGGCGGCGATCATGCCGTTGGCACCGGCGCGGTTCTCGACCACGAAGGGCTGTCCGAGCTTGCGACCCAGGTGGTCGGCGACGATACGCGCGACCACGTCGACCGGGCCGCCCGCGCTGAAGCCGACCATGATCTTGGCCGGATGCGCTGGATATTTTTGCGCCACCGCCGCGGTCGACAGCGCGCAGGCGCATAGACCGGCGATGAGCGTCAGCAGGCGGGCCGTTCGTTGCATTCGTTCTCTCCCCCAAGCTCACGCGCCGCTTGTGCATGTTTGTTGGTACGACGCACGGTCATGATGAGCAGTCGCGCCCGATTTCGCAATCGCGTTTGCGCGCGGGCATTCCGCCGCGCGGCACGCGGGCGCCGCCTGTCAACAAAAATGCGAAAACAACCCCATGCACAGTAGCAGGCAGCCGTGAGACCACGGACTTACGCATCTCGCAGCAGCATTTGACACGTCGGGCAAAACACCGGCACAATGGCATCATCGCAACAATCGTCAGCGTCCGCGCCGGCCCCGCCAGGGCGGCCATGACCTGGTTGCGCATAAACCCTTCATCGACATCCCAAAATTCGCATCCGCGCGCGCCAGCGAACGGTCGCTCGCGCGCGCCTGCGCCAGCAAAGGACACAACACATGACGACAGCACCGGACCTCCCCACCACCTCGCCGGTTGCGGCAAACGATCGCAGCGGCGTCATCGCGAGCCCGCGCGTCAGGCTCTACAAGCGACGCATTGCGATCAAGCATCCCGATCCGCAAGCCGGCGAAAGACTGCTGGCGGACGCGCTCGGCGCCGTCGACCGCGACGCGCTGCACGGCATTCTCAAGCAGCTGGTGAAGGCGAGCGCGATCGGGCACAAGCCGGACGAGGCCAATCTCGCCTTCATGGTCTCGATGATCAGGAGCATCGCGCCGAAAGATTCCATCGAGGCCATGCTGGTCTCGCAGATGGTGTGCGTCCACATGGCGGCGATGCGTTCCGCCTGCCGCCTCGCCTGCACCGACGATCTTCAGCAACAGGAGAGCATCACGCGCGCCTTGACCCGGCTGACACGCACCTTTGCAGCCCAGATCGAAGCGCTCGGCCGCCATCGCGGCAACGATGAGCGCGCGATCACGGTGCAAAACCTGTCGGTGCAGGATGGCGGCAAGGCGATCGTCGGCAACGTCACGCAGCACGCCAATATGACCATCGCAGAGGCCGGCACGAAGGACGGATCTGCGAATGACCGGATGACGGCGCAGCACGCGTGCGGTCGCAGTGACGACATGCCCGGCGCAGCGCGCGGCGTCATCGCATGAGCAGCAACCACGTCCGCAATACCGGCCCGATGCGCGCAAGCCGCCGCTGCGGTGCCAGGACCCGCCAGGGCAGCGCCTGCTGTGCGCCGGCGATCCGCGGCAGATCGCGTTGCCGCATGCATGGCGGCGTACCGGCGTCCCGCGCGCCTTTCGGCAACCGGAATGCATGGAAGCACGGTTTTTTCACCCGCGCCGCGATCGCGGAGCGGGACGACGTCAGGGCGCTACTGGACCAGGCGTCCAGACTGCTTCGGGACATCCCCTGATGCCGGCCGCGGCGGATCACGGGCGGATGCGTGCAGCTCAATCCGCGGTCGTGGCCAGCGCTATCGCAGATGGAAGCAGCTTCCCTGCGGCCATCCTTCGAGGCGCCCGCCTTTGGCGGGCCCTCTGGATGAGGACGGAGTACGCGGCAGGAGTTTCAGCAAGCAAAGGTGCCGCTTAGCCTCATCCCGAGGAGACCGCTGGACGCGGTCGTCTCGAAGGACGAGGCGCGCGCTCAGGCCATCAACATGCCGTATGCGACTGCCCGGTCATGGCGACCACTTCTCGTGCTCCTCGCGGTAGGCCTGCTCGTTCAGACGGTCGGCGATTTCCTCGGCCATAGGTTCGTTTTTCGCGTGCGCCAGCGGCTTTCCCTTTTGCGTCTTGACGTCGTCTTGCTGGTTTCGACCGGAAAATCGTCTGGATGAATGACAGGCTTGCTCATGGTCTCTCTCGCGCGGTCCGCTCAATCCGACGCCGTCCTCGCCGAGACATCGCGGCTGGTACGTGTTCCCTCGCCAGTGTCCAGACGATACAGCGCAGTGGCACCGCCGGCGAGAACAAGGACGATGACCACGATCGCGATGATATTCTTTGTGCTCACGGGGCGCCCTCTCCGATTGACGCAATGACGCCTGTCAATCAGCCGTTATCACGCGAAGTTCCGTGAATTTTCTATGACAGCGGACGTGATGATCGTTCGCGATCATCTTCATTCGAAATGCCCGCCGCACCCGGAACTTCTCGCCTTGCGCAACTTTGAATTGGCAACGGAAGCACGCCCCATGAACGCCGAAACGGAACTCAAATTCCGCCTTGCCCCGCGAAAACTGTCGTCCGTCTTGCGCAGCAGTGCCGCGAACGGACAAGGCAACCGGCAAGAGCTCGTGTCGACCTACTACGACACCAAGAAGCAGAAGCTGAGGCGGCATGGCCTCACGCTCCGCGTCCGCAAGGTCGACGGGAGCTATGTGCAGACCGTGAAGGCTGGCGGCTCGGGAACAGTCACCCGCGGCGAGTGGGAACATGAGGTCGAAGGTGCAAAACCCGATTTCAAGAAGGTCAAGAACACGCCGCTTGCGGACCTTGCATCCAAAAAGCTTCCGCGCAAGCTGCGGCCGGTATTTCAGACCGAGGTGCATCGCACCACCGAAGCAAGGCGGGTACGGCAGAGCCAGATCGAGCTTGCCGTCGATCGCGGCCGCATCGGTGCCGGGCGGCGCTCGCGACCCGTTGCCGAGCTCGAGCTGGAATTGAAGTCCGGGCAAGTCGGCGATCTGTTCCGTCTCGCGCGCAGCCTCGAGCGCAAGACAAGCGCCGAGCTCGATCTGCGCTCGAAAGCCGAGCGAGGCTACCGGCTCGTCGCGGGGGATGGCGACAAGGCCCAGCATGCCGAGCCGATCGAGCTGAAGCCCGACCTCTCGCCCCAGGATGCGTTCCGGGCGATCGCGCATTCGACGCTTCGCCAGATCACGGCGAATGCCGATCCGGTACGGGACATGGATTCGGAAGGCGTCCACCAGATGCGCGTCGGCCTGCGGCGCTTGCGGGCCGCGATCTCGCTGTTCGGCGACATCCTGCCGCACGCCAGCACGGAGCGGATCAAGGCCGAGCTCAAATGGCTCACGGGCGAGCTGGCGCCGGCGCGCGAGATCGACGTGTTCCTCAAGGAAAGCATTCAGCCAATCGCGGATCAGGGCGTCCCGAAACGCGGCGCTCGCGCGATCGCCAAGAAGTTTTCCGCGGAGCGAAGGGCAGCCTTCGCGCGCGCCCGCGAGGCCGTCGATTCGGCTCGCTACCGCCGCCTCTTGATCGACGTGATCGAGTGGATCGAAACCAGGCAGCCCCGCCCTGGCGACGACCGGACGATTGCCGCCTACGCCGCCGAGGTGCTCGACCGGCGGATCGGGAAGGCGCGCAAGCAGGGCAAGCATCTGGACGATCTCGATCCGAGGCAGCGCCACAAGCTGCGGATCAAGATCAAGAAGATTCGCTACGCCATCGACTTCTTCGAGAGCCTCTACAGCGGTCGCGACCGCAAGCAGCTGGCAAGCCTCTCCGGCCGGCTGAAGCAGATTCAGTCCGCGCTGGGATCGCTCAACGATTTCATGGCGCATCGCGAGCTCGCAACCGAGGCCGCGCTGGCGGCGCCGCCGGCGAACCGCCGCGCCCAGGCTTTCGCCTCGGGGTTCATCGTCGGCCAGGAGCGCGAGGCGGCGCAGGGCCTGATGAAGGACGCCGCGAAAGAGCTGCATCGATTGCATCGGCTGCGCGCCGCGCCGGCCACGTAACCGTCAAGCGACCGTGGAGAACGAGCATGTCATGGATCGGCAGTTCTTGGGTCGGCAGTTCTTTCGGCAGTTCTTGGGTCGGCAGTTGGCGAAACCAGTTCGGCTCCGTCCTGCGCATCATCGGCGATGCCGAGGGCCGCATCGAGGGGACTTTCGAGACCGCGCTCGAGGACAGCGGCTTCTACGGACAAACGGTGCAGGTCACCGGATTTCATCGAGGCAATTGCATCGGCTTTGTCGCCGTGGGCTCGTCCGCGACGGGTGACCGTGTCGTTTCCTACACGGGATTGTTGCGTCACGGGAAGATGGAGACCGCCTGGTTCGTGGTCGCCGACCAGGCGCTGAGTGCCGCAAATGAAGGCGATCCCGCCAAGCTCAAGCCGCTGAACTGGTGGCGCGCCGTGACAACCAACGTCGACACTTTCGAGCGCACGTAGCGTTCGGCCTCCGTCCCCCCGTCAATGCATTGCCAACAATCCGCCTGACGAGCCATTCCGATGTCCGATCTCGCATTGAACGATGCACGCCTGAGCCCGCAAGCCGCCGCCAAGCCCGACCTCCACAGGAAACCGCATGTCAGCATGGTTGCGGTCTTCCTGCTCTTCCTCGTCAGCGGGATCGGATATGCCGCCTACGGCATCTTCACCGACACCAGCAGCGTCGGCGAGCCGCTGGCGCTCGGCGCGCTGCTTCTGCTGGGCATCGCCCTGATGATCGCGCTCGGCTTCGAATTCGTGAACGGCTTCCACGACACCGCCAATGCGGTGGCGACCGTCATCTACACCCACAGCCTGCCGCCGCTCACCGCGGTGATCTGGTCGGGCGTGTTCAACTTCCTCGGCGTGCTGGTGTCGACCGGCGCGGTGGCCTACAGCGTGATCACGCTGCTGCCGGTCGATCTGATCCTCCAGGTCGGCAGCACTGCCGGCTATGCCATGATCTTCGCCCTGCTGATCGCCGCGATCATCTGGAATCTGGCGACATGGTCGATCGGCATTCCCAACAGCTCCTCGCACTGCCTGATCGGCTCGATCATGGGCGTCGGCCTTGCCAACGAGCTCGTTGCCCCCGCCGGACAGGCAACATCCGGCGTCGACTGGTCGCAGGCGATCAGCGTCGGCAAGGCGCTACTGTTCAGCCCTGTCGTCGGCTTCGCGCTGTCCGCCCTGCTGCTGCTCTTGCTCAAGGTCATCGTTCCCGTGCGCAAGCTCTACGAGGAGCCGAGGGGCAAGACGCCGTGGTGGATCCGCGGCATCCTGATCCTCACCTGCACCGGCGTGTCCTTTGCGCATGGCGGCAATGACGGCCAGAAGGGCATGGGGCTGATCATGCTGATCCTGATCGGCGTGGCACCGACCGCCTATGCGCTGAACCGCACCATGCCTGAAGCGAGCACGCCGGGATTCGTCGAGGTCACCGGCAAGGCCAAATCCGTTTTCTCCGCGCATGCGCAAGGCGCCCAGCAGGGCAACGCCGGCGACGCGCGCGGCCTGATCGGCGACGCGCTCAAGACCCGCAATCTCAACCGTCCGGAGGTGTTCGCGGCCCTGGCTGCACTGTCGGACGAGGTCGCGAACGGGGTGAAGAACTATGGCTCGATCAGCCGCATCCCGGCTGCGGCGACGCCGAACATGCGCAACGACATGTATCTGGCCGCCGACGCGATCCGTCTGCTGCCCGAAGCCGGCGCGAAATTCGAGCCGGCCGACACCGCGATCCTGAAAGACTATCGCACCAGCCTCGAACATGGCACGCGCTTCATCCCGAACTGGGTCAAGGTCTCGGTTGCGATCGCGCTCGGCCTCGGCACCATGGTCGGCTGGCGCCGCATCGTCATCACCGTCGGCGAGCGTATCGGCAAGCAGCATCTGACCTACGCGCAAGGCGCCTCGGCCGAGCTGGTCGCGGCCGGAACAATTTTGGGCGCCGAGTTCTACGGCATGCCTGTTTCCACCACGCACATCCTGTCGAGCGGTGTTGCCGGCACCATGGCGGCCAACGGCTCGGGCCTGCAAACCGGAACGATCCGCAATATCGTGCTGGCGTGGATCCTCACCCTGCCGGCCGCGATGCTGATCTCGGGATGCCTGTATCTGCTTTTCCGCGCGATCATCTGACGCGCGGATCGCGCCGACGGGCGGCAATCCGGAATGAGGGGGCTGCCGCTGCCGCCATTGGCACTCTTCCCGCAATCGTGTAACCCGGCCAAAACCCTTGAAAACCCTTGCCGGGACGGGACGCTGATGACTGCGGTTGCCACGGATCAAGCGGGAGATGGCACCCGCGCGCTGATCTTTGCGCTGCTCGCGCTCGCCTGCGGGCACATGCTCTCGACCTTGCTGCGCACCATCCCGGCGGTCAGCCTCGATTTGATGGCGGCGGATTTCCAAATCGAGCCGCAGGCGCTGGCGAGCCTCACCTCGGTCTATCCCTTCGCGTTTGCCGCGGCGCAGATTCCGGTCGGTGCGGCGATGGACCGGTTCGGCGTGCGGCCGGTGTCGCTCAGCCTGCTGGCCTGGACCGTGATCGGCGCCATCGCCTCGGGCTTTGCAACCGGGCCTTCGAGCTTTGCTTTCGGACAGGTGCTGCTCGGCATCGCCACCTCGGGCATGCTGATGTGCCCGATGACGCTGGCGGCCAAGCAATTGTCGGCGGCCCGCTTCGGCCTGTGGTCGGGCGCGATCCTCTCGATCGGCAATATCGGCATGCTGCTGTCGTCGAGCCCGCTGGCCTTCGTGGTCGACCATTACGGCTGGCGCGCCGGATTCTGGATCGCAGGCGTCGGCGGCATCGCGGTGGCGCTCGCCGTGTTCATGCTGGTGCCGGGCCAGCCGGCCGAGCACAAGGACCAATCCTCGCCGCTGTCGCAGATGATCGAGGTGCTCAGGCTCGGCTTCTCGCGGCCGCTGCGCGGGCTGATTGCGCTGGCGCTGGTGTCGCTGGCGACCTCGCTGGTGCTGCGCGGCCTGTGGGGCGGGCCGTGGCTGATGCAGGTCAAGGGATTGTCCCGGATCGAGGCCGGCAACCAGCTCGGCGCGTTCACGCTGGCGATGATCGCGGGGCCGCTGTGCATCGGCATGATCGACCGCAGCCTCGGCCGCCGCCGCGCGCTGGTGGCCGGCTCGCATATGGTCGGCGCATTGCTGCTGGTGCTGATGGCGCTCGGCGCGCCGCATTACGCGGTCTCCGCACTGCTGGGCCTGCCGGTGATGCCGCCGCAATACGATCTGGTGCTGTTCGTGGTCATCGGCCTTGCGACGTCGGCGCAGCCGCTGCTGTTCGGCATGTCCAGGCAACTCGTCGATGCGCAAACCGCAGGCAAGGCGCTCGCGGCCGTGAACCTCGCCTTCTTCCTCGGCGCGGCGCTGATGCAGTCGGTCACCGGTGCGGTGGCGGCGCTGGCCGGGCTGCCGGCGGTGCTGCTGTTCATGGCTGCCATGCTGGCATTCGGCGTGCTGATCTTCTTGGCTTACACCTCACCGAGCCCATAAGATGGCGCGCCCTGCCCGCCAAAGGAATCATCATGCCCGTCGACACCGAAGCCGCCACCGACCGCCTCATGCGCTTCCTCGCCGTGGAGGGCGTGACCGGACAGGAGGCGGCGATCGGGCGTGAGCTCACCGCCGCGCTGAAGGAGAGCGGTGTGCCGGGGAAAGCGATCCGGCTCGACGACGCCAACACCCGGATTCCCGTGCCGACCGAGACCGGCAACCTCATCGTCGACCTGCCCGGCCGCGGCGCGCTGCAAAACCAGCCGCGCATCATGTTCATGACCCATATGGACACCGTGCCGCTCTGCGCCGGCGCGAGGCCCAAGAAATCCGGCCGCAAGATCGTCAACGAGGCCAGGACCGCGCTCGGCGGCGACAATCGCTGCGGCTGCGGCGTGCTGGTGACGCTGGCCGCCGAGCTCGCAAAGCAGAAGCTCGATCATCCGCCGATCACGCTGCTGTTCTGCGTGCGCGAGGAGAGCGGGCTCTATGGCGCGCGTCATGTCAAGCTGGAGGAGCTCGGCAAGCCGGTGATGGCCTTCAACTATGACGGCGGCCCGGCCTCCAACGTCGTGATCGGCGCGGTCGGCGCCGACCGCTGGACCGTCGAGATCTTCGGCCGCGCCTCGCATGCCGGCGTCGCGCCCGAGCGCGGCATCTCCTCGACCATGATCATGGCGCTCGCCCTGGCGGACGTGAAGGCGGGCGGCTGGTTCGGCAAGGTGGTGAAGGGCAAGAAGCAGGGCACCAGCAATGTCGGCCCGGTCACCGGCGGCGACGGCCGCCCCGCGGGCGATGCCACCAACGTCGTCACCGACTACGTCCATGTGCGCGGCGAGAGCCGCAGCCATGACGGAAAATTCTTCAAGGAGATCACCAAGGCCTACAAGGCCGCGTTCGAGAAGGCCGCCAAGAAGGTGACGAATGCGCAAGGCAAGTCCGGCAAGATCAAGTTCAAGGCCGAGACCGACTATTATCCGTTCCGCATGAAGGAGAGCCTGCCCGTGGTCAAACGCGCGATCGAGGCGGTCTCTGCCGTGGGCGGCACGCCGAACGTCCGCGCCGCCAATGGCGGCCTCGACGCCAACTGGATGGTGCGCCACGGCGTTCCCACCGTGACCTTCGGTGCCGGGCAGAACGAGGCGCACACGATCGACGAGTGGATCAATCTCGACGAATACGACAGGGCGTGCGCGCTGGCGGTGCAGCTCGCGACCATGCGGTGAGGCAAGCTCGTAATCCGTAGCGTGG comes from Bradyrhizobium diazoefficiens and encodes:
- a CDS encoding outer membrane protein encodes the protein MTTRTIFGAIAVSALASAMTSAMAADVPMPYKAAPAPAAFSWTGCYVGANGGGGRGVNEQQPIVGQTFNADHNSGWLAGVQGGCDYQVGSLVVGIEGRFDWADMKDTTATLIPSGAIGFLLTTQLDRVATATGRIGYAFDRVLFYAKGGAAFARFNHQMTQTDFAALTVDFKGSRDVAGFVVGGGFEYALLPNLSLTAEYNYFDFGTNGYTLNCSGNPACAGTPMFPVSVRQNMQTVMLGVNWRFNTRLAPLVARY
- a CDS encoding Bug family tripartite tricarboxylate transporter substrate binding protein, whose translation is MQRTARLLTLIAGLCACALSTAAVAQKYPAHPAKIMVGFSAGGPVDVVARIVADHLGRKLGQPFVVENRAGANGMIAAEVVARADADGYTILACNSSTITLNKTLFKEARYDPVNDFAPLTTVVSAPLVLVVNPENPKTADIKTVADLVAAAKAVPGALAYGSGGNGNLAHLAMELLSQKAGIKLIHVPYRGGAASEVGILAQEVLAVFDPLSAVPLVKAGKLRALAVSSAERLPSLPDVPTVAEAGYPGFDISFWVGFFMPKAVPAPILETLYREIVTAASDPAVAEKLGSQGVVSVLSPAEYAAKIAKETKELAEVVAAANIKAE
- a CDS encoding HGGxSTG domain-containing protein; the protein is MRASRRCGARTRQGSACCAPAIRGRSRCRMHGGVPASRAPFGNRNAWKHGFFTRAAIAERDDVRALLDQASRLLRDIP
- a CDS encoding CYTH and CHAD domain-containing protein, which codes for MNAETELKFRLAPRKLSSVLRSSAANGQGNRQELVSTYYDTKKQKLRRHGLTLRVRKVDGSYVQTVKAGGSGTVTRGEWEHEVEGAKPDFKKVKNTPLADLASKKLPRKLRPVFQTEVHRTTEARRVRQSQIELAVDRGRIGAGRRSRPVAELELELKSGQVGDLFRLARSLERKTSAELDLRSKAERGYRLVAGDGDKAQHAEPIELKPDLSPQDAFRAIAHSTLRQITANADPVRDMDSEGVHQMRVGLRRLRAAISLFGDILPHASTERIKAELKWLTGELAPAREIDVFLKESIQPIADQGVPKRGARAIAKKFSAERRAAFARAREAVDSARYRRLLIDVIEWIETRQPRPGDDRTIAAYAAEVLDRRIGKARKQGKHLDDLDPRQRHKLRIKIKKIRYAIDFFESLYSGRDRKQLASLSGRLKQIQSALGSLNDFMAHRELATEAALAAPPANRRAQAFASGFIVGQEREAAQGLMKDAAKELHRLHRLRAAPAT
- a CDS encoding avidin/streptavidin family protein is translated as MSWIGSSWVGSSFGSSWVGSWRNQFGSVLRIIGDAEGRIEGTFETALEDSGFYGQTVQVTGFHRGNCIGFVAVGSSATGDRVVSYTGLLRHGKMETAWFVVADQALSAANEGDPAKLKPLNWWRAVTTNVDTFERT
- a CDS encoding inorganic phosphate transporter, with amino-acid sequence MSDLALNDARLSPQAAAKPDLHRKPHVSMVAVFLLFLVSGIGYAAYGIFTDTSSVGEPLALGALLLLGIALMIALGFEFVNGFHDTANAVATVIYTHSLPPLTAVIWSGVFNFLGVLVSTGAVAYSVITLLPVDLILQVGSTAGYAMIFALLIAAIIWNLATWSIGIPNSSSHCLIGSIMGVGLANELVAPAGQATSGVDWSQAISVGKALLFSPVVGFALSALLLLLLKVIVPVRKLYEEPRGKTPWWIRGILILTCTGVSFAHGGNDGQKGMGLIMLILIGVAPTAYALNRTMPEASTPGFVEVTGKAKSVFSAHAQGAQQGNAGDARGLIGDALKTRNLNRPEVFAALAALSDEVANGVKNYGSISRIPAAATPNMRNDMYLAADAIRLLPEAGAKFEPADTAILKDYRTSLEHGTRFIPNWVKVSVAIALGLGTMVGWRRIVITVGERIGKQHLTYAQGASAELVAAGTILGAEFYGMPVSTTHILSSGVAGTMAANGSGLQTGTIRNIVLAWILTLPAAMLISGCLYLLFRAII
- a CDS encoding MFS transporter, which produces MTAVATDQAGDGTRALIFALLALACGHMLSTLLRTIPAVSLDLMAADFQIEPQALASLTSVYPFAFAAAQIPVGAAMDRFGVRPVSLSLLAWTVIGAIASGFATGPSSFAFGQVLLGIATSGMLMCPMTLAAKQLSAARFGLWSGAILSIGNIGMLLSSSPLAFVVDHYGWRAGFWIAGVGGIAVALAVFMLVPGQPAEHKDQSSPLSQMIEVLRLGFSRPLRGLIALALVSLATSLVLRGLWGGPWLMQVKGLSRIEAGNQLGAFTLAMIAGPLCIGMIDRSLGRRRALVAGSHMVGALLLVLMALGAPHYAVSALLGLPVMPPQYDLVLFVVIGLATSAQPLLFGMSRQLVDAQTAGKALAAVNLAFFLGAALMQSVTGAVAALAGLPAVLLFMAAMLAFGVLIFLAYTSPSP
- a CDS encoding M20/M25/M40 family metallo-hydrolase, whose product is MPVDTEAATDRLMRFLAVEGVTGQEAAIGRELTAALKESGVPGKAIRLDDANTRIPVPTETGNLIVDLPGRGALQNQPRIMFMTHMDTVPLCAGARPKKSGRKIVNEARTALGGDNRCGCGVLVTLAAELAKQKLDHPPITLLFCVREESGLYGARHVKLEELGKPVMAFNYDGGPASNVVIGAVGADRWTVEIFGRASHAGVAPERGISSTMIMALALADVKAGGWFGKVVKGKKQGTSNVGPVTGGDGRPAGDATNVVTDYVHVRGESRSHDGKFFKEITKAYKAAFEKAAKKVTNAQGKSGKIKFKAETDYYPFRMKESLPVVKRAIEAVSAVGGTPNVRAANGGLDANWMVRHGVPTVTFGAGQNEAHTIDEWINLDEYDRACALAVQLATMR